In Oceanobacillus sp. FSL K6-2867, one DNA window encodes the following:
- a CDS encoding fructose-1,6-bisphosphatase yields the protein MKEKYLDLLAQKYDSEEKVVTEIINLEAILDLPKGTEHFVSDLHGEYQAFQHVLRNGSGKVKEKIRDIFKHELSGAEINEFATLVYYPEEKLKLIRDQFDNNQELNEWYTKTIDRMIRLIPYASSKYTRSKLRKALPKQFVYIIEELLYKTDEYTNKKHYYSKIVQKVISLGQADKLIIGLVYTVQRLVVDHLHVVGDIYDRGPEPDKIMEALIDYHSLDIQWGNHDVLWIGAFSGSKVCLANIIRICARYDNLDIIEDVYGINLRPLLNLAEKYYKDNPAFRPKKHSRISELEKLQITKIHQAIAMIQFKLEMPIIKRRPYFNMEKRLLLEKIDYEKNEITIHEKTYQLENTCFATVNPDRPDELLEEEKQVMDKLLFSVQHSEKLARHMKFLMKKGTLYLRYNGNLLLHGCIPIDENGKMEKLVIENKAYEGRELLDIFEQYLRHAFANREETDDLATDMVWYLWTGEYSSLFGKREMTTFERYFINDKATHKERKNPYYYLREKEEICRKILEEFNLDPDQGHIINGHTPVKEIDGENPIKANGKMIVIDGGFSKAYQSTTGIAGYTLLYNSFGMQLVAHQHFSSKEDVLRNGNDVLSVRRLVDKELERKKVSETNVGEKLIQEINMLNSLLKYRYMK from the coding sequence TTGAAGGAGAAATACTTAGACTTATTGGCGCAGAAATATGATAGTGAAGAAAAAGTAGTTACGGAGATTATTAATCTGGAGGCCATCCTCGATTTACCAAAAGGAACAGAACACTTTGTAAGTGATCTGCATGGAGAGTACCAAGCCTTTCAGCATGTGTTAAGAAATGGCTCGGGAAAAGTGAAGGAAAAAATCAGGGATATTTTTAAGCATGAACTATCGGGTGCAGAAATTAATGAATTCGCGACATTAGTTTATTATCCGGAAGAAAAGCTGAAATTAATTCGGGATCAATTTGATAATAACCAGGAATTAAATGAATGGTATACAAAAACGATTGACCGGATGATCCGGCTGATCCCTTATGCGTCTTCTAAATATACACGGTCCAAGTTACGCAAAGCATTGCCGAAGCAATTTGTATATATCATAGAAGAGCTGCTCTATAAAACAGACGAATATACAAATAAAAAACATTACTATTCTAAGATAGTCCAAAAAGTAATTTCACTTGGTCAGGCGGATAAACTCATTATAGGCCTTGTGTACACAGTGCAGCGTCTGGTTGTTGACCACCTTCATGTGGTTGGTGATATTTATGATCGGGGTCCTGAGCCGGATAAAATTATGGAAGCACTTATCGATTATCATTCCCTGGATATTCAGTGGGGGAATCATGACGTATTATGGATTGGTGCTTTTTCAGGATCAAAGGTTTGTCTGGCGAATATCATCCGAATCTGTGCACGATATGACAATTTGGACATTATTGAAGATGTGTATGGCATTAATCTTAGACCGCTTTTGAATCTTGCAGAAAAGTATTATAAGGACAACCCTGCATTTAGACCAAAAAAACATTCCCGTATAAGCGAACTGGAAAAATTACAAATCACTAAAATACATCAAGCAATTGCGATGATTCAGTTCAAGCTTGAAATGCCAATTATAAAACGGCGACCATACTTTAATATGGAGAAGCGGCTTTTACTTGAGAAAATCGATTATGAAAAGAATGAAATTACGATCCATGAAAAAACATATCAACTGGAAAACACCTGCTTTGCTACCGTTAATCCGGACCGGCCTGATGAATTGCTGGAAGAAGAAAAACAAGTAATGGATAAATTACTATTTTCTGTTCAGCATTCAGAAAAGCTTGCGAGGCATATGAAATTTTTAATGAAAAAAGGAACACTTTATTTGAGATATAATGGGAATTTACTGCTGCATGGCTGCATTCCAATAGATGAAAATGGAAAGATGGAAAAGCTGGTTATTGAAAATAAAGCATATGAAGGACGGGAGCTGCTTGATATTTTCGAGCAATATTTACGCCACGCTTTTGCCAATCGTGAAGAAACCGATGATCTTGCAACAGATATGGTTTGGTATTTATGGACCGGGGAATATTCCTCCCTTTTTGGGAAAAGGGAAATGACCACCTTTGAAAGGTATTTTATAAATGATAAGGCAACACACAAAGAGAGAAAGAATCCATATTATTATTTGCGGGAAAAAGAAGAGATTTGCAGAAAGATTTTAGAAGAATTTAATTTGGATCCAGACCAGGGTCATATTATCAATGGACATACACCAGTCAAAGAGATTGATGGTGAAAACCCAATCAAAGCAAATGGCAAGATGATTGTCATTGATGGCGGTTTTTCGAAGGCTTATCAGTCAACAACAGGAATTGCCGGCTATACGTTATTATATAATTCATTCGGCATGCAATTGGTTGCCCATCAGCATTTTAGCTCAAAGGAAGATGTTTTGCGAAATGGTAATGATGTGCTGTCTGTAAGACGATTAGTAGACAAGGAGCTGGAGAGAAAAAAGGTGTCTGAAACGAATGTCGGAGAAAAACTGATACAGGAAATTAATATGTTGAACAGTTTGTTGAAATATAGGTATATGAAGTAA
- a CDS encoding sulfurtransferase TusA family protein — translation MIQANKQLDAKGLACPMPVVKTKKAINDLEEGQVLEVQATDRGSKADLAAWSSTVGHQYLGTAERDDVLYHYIRKGSNEPEVEKTFEHTVPLEKVESRDGLILDVREAAEYAFGHIEGAKSIPMGELESRIAELDKEQEIYVICRTGKRSDLAAQLLGNNGFTKVYNVLPGMNEWNGNLTKEI, via the coding sequence ATGATTCAAGCAAATAAGCAGTTAGATGCTAAAGGTTTAGCATGTCCAATGCCGGTTGTGAAAACAAAAAAAGCAATCAACGATCTTGAAGAAGGTCAAGTATTGGAAGTACAAGCAACAGACAGAGGCTCGAAAGCAGATTTAGCTGCTTGGTCAAGTACTGTAGGCCATCAATATTTAGGTACAGCGGAAAGAGATGATGTTCTTTATCATTACATTCGCAAAGGATCAAATGAGCCAGAAGTGGAAAAAACATTTGAACACACTGTACCGCTTGAAAAAGTCGAATCACGTGACGGTTTAATTTTAGACGTGCGTGAAGCAGCGGAATATGCATTTGGACATATTGAAGGTGCTAAATCCATTCCGATGGGGGAATTGGAATCACGCATTGCAGAATTGGATAAAGAACAAGAAATTTATGTAATCTGCCGTACAGGGAAACGCTCTGACTTGGCAGCTCAACTATTAGGAAATAATGGCTTTACAAAAGTATATAATGTTCTGCCAGGTATGAATGAGTGGAACGGTAACCTAACAAAAGAAATCTAG
- a CDS encoding DsrE/DsrF/DrsH-like family protein, which yields MSEKVAIIAANGGLFDAYKVFNIATAAAASEKEVQIFFTFEGLNLIHKQAMHQLEMPAGKEHFAEGFEKANIPSIPQLVEMAQELGVKFIACQMTMDVMGLTKEDFVNGIEVGGAVTFLEFAKDAAPTLTF from the coding sequence ATGTCAGAAAAAGTAGCTATCATTGCAGCAAATGGTGGATTGTTTGATGCATACAAAGTATTTAATATCGCAACTGCGGCAGCAGCTTCAGAAAAAGAGGTACAGATCTTCTTTACGTTTGAAGGACTTAACTTGATTCACAAGCAAGCTATGCATCAATTAGAGATGCCAGCTGGCAAAGAGCATTTCGCTGAAGGATTCGAAAAAGCAAATATTCCTAGTATTCCACAGCTAGTAGAGATGGCGCAAGAACTTGGTGTGAAATTTATTGCTTGTCAAATGACAATGGATGTTATGGGTCTTACAAAAGAAGATTTCGTTAATGGAATCGAAGTTGGTGGAGCGGTAACATTCTTAGAATTTGCAAAAGATGCAGCACCGACATTAACTTTCTAA